A stretch of Dietzia lutea DNA encodes these proteins:
- a CDS encoding steroid 3-ketoacyl-CoA thiolase, whose product MGNPVIVEAVRTPIGKARGALSGLHPAHLLGASQKEVIRRAGIDASLVEQVVGGCVTQAGAQGNNVTRGAWLASGLPWQTACTTIDCQCSSAQQANHFIANLIHAGAMDVGIACGVESMSWLSLRAAVGNGENGMPRPDDWEIDLPDQFTAADRIANRRGLSRADLEELGVRSQANAKRAWEEGRFDRETFAVDAPERLKDGTYTGETVTVTRDQGLRDTTAEALAGLKPVIEGGMHTAGTSSQMSDGSAAVLLMDEDVAKAHGLKPRARIVHQALVGGEPEYHLDGPVQATQRVLDRSGMSIADFDLFECNEAFASVLLSWAQVHGPDMDKVNVNGGAIAIGHPVGSTGSRLITTALHELERTDGERALITMCAGGAQASASIIERI is encoded by the coding sequence ATGGGAAACCCCGTCATCGTCGAGGCCGTCCGGACCCCGATCGGCAAAGCTCGCGGCGCCCTGTCGGGCCTGCACCCCGCGCACCTGCTGGGCGCCTCCCAGAAGGAGGTCATCCGCCGGGCCGGCATCGACGCCTCGCTCGTCGAGCAGGTCGTCGGCGGATGCGTGACCCAGGCCGGAGCCCAGGGCAACAACGTCACCCGCGGCGCGTGGCTGGCGTCCGGCCTGCCCTGGCAGACGGCGTGCACGACCATCGACTGCCAGTGCTCGTCAGCCCAGCAGGCCAACCACTTCATCGCCAACCTCATCCACGCCGGTGCGATGGACGTCGGCATCGCCTGTGGCGTGGAGTCGATGAGCTGGCTGTCGCTGCGCGCGGCGGTGGGCAACGGCGAGAACGGCATGCCACGGCCGGACGACTGGGAGATCGACCTGCCGGACCAGTTCACCGCCGCCGACCGCATCGCCAATCGCCGCGGACTGAGCCGCGCCGACCTCGAGGAGCTGGGCGTCCGTTCCCAGGCCAATGCGAAGCGCGCGTGGGAAGAGGGCCGTTTCGATCGTGAGACCTTCGCCGTCGACGCCCCCGAGCGCCTCAAGGACGGCACCTACACCGGCGAGACGGTGACCGTCACCCGCGACCAGGGCCTGCGCGACACCACCGCCGAGGCCCTCGCGGGCCTCAAGCCCGTCATCGAGGGCGGAATGCACACGGCCGGCACCTCCAGCCAGATGTCCGACGGCTCGGCCGCGGTCCTGCTCATGGACGAGGACGTGGCGAAGGCGCACGGGCTCAAGCCCCGCGCCCGGATCGTCCACCAGGCCCTCGTCGGCGGCGAGCCGGAGTACCACCTCGACGGGCCGGTCCAGGCCACGCAGCGCGTGCTCGACCGCTCCGGGATGTCGATCGCGGACTTCGATCTCTTCGAATGCAACGAGGCGTTCGCCTCCGTGCTTCTAAGCTGGGCGCAGGTGCACGGGCCCGACATGGACAAGGTCAACGTCAACGGCGGTGCGATCGCGATCGGCCACCCCGTCGGCAGCACCGGGTCGCGGCTCATCACCACCGCCCTGCACGAGCTCGAGCGCACGGACGGCGAACGCGCCCTCATCACGATGTGCGCGGGCGGCGCCCAGGCGTCGGCGAGCATCATCGAGAGGATCTGA
- a CDS encoding cytochrome P450, whose amino-acid sequence MQPVTIPEGFDFTDPELYEKRLPHPEWAYLRRTEPIWWCAKEPGADGFDDDGYWVVTKHEDVKEISRRTNEVFSTWENTAIPRFAPGTEREIVELTRLLFINQDGEEHKKYRRIISKGFTPRNIEKMRENLTEKARNIVQTAAAKGTGDFIVDVASELPLQAIAELIGIPLEDRHQIFEWSNQMTSYDVPGKVEESQMANAMVLSYAQELATKREADPRDDLVTKLIQADLDGEKLTSDEFGWFVVLLAVAGNETTRNATTHGMIAFLDNPEQWELFKAERPETTYDEILRWASPISSFQRTATEDVEIGGVTMKKGDRAAIMYGSANFDEDVFEDPFTFNIKRDPNPHLTFGGNGPHYCIGANLAKLQIELIFNAIADHMPDITSMGDSTRLRSGWLNAIQDWKVDFKCPVMH is encoded by the coding sequence GTGCAGCCAGTCACCATTCCCGAGGGGTTCGACTTCACGGATCCGGAGCTCTACGAGAAGCGCCTGCCGCATCCCGAGTGGGCGTATCTCCGCCGCACCGAGCCGATCTGGTGGTGCGCGAAGGAACCCGGGGCCGACGGATTCGACGACGACGGCTACTGGGTCGTCACCAAGCACGAGGACGTCAAGGAGATCTCGCGCCGCACCAACGAGGTCTTCTCGACCTGGGAGAACACCGCGATCCCGCGCTTCGCCCCCGGCACCGAGCGGGAGATCGTCGAGCTCACCCGCCTGCTGTTCATCAACCAGGACGGTGAGGAGCACAAGAAGTACCGGCGAATCATCTCCAAGGGCTTCACGCCGCGCAATATCGAGAAGATGCGCGAGAACCTCACGGAGAAGGCGCGGAACATCGTCCAGACCGCGGCCGCGAAGGGCACCGGCGACTTCATCGTCGACGTCGCCTCCGAGCTGCCGCTGCAGGCGATTGCCGAGCTCATCGGCATCCCGCTGGAGGACCGGCACCAGATCTTCGAGTGGTCCAACCAGATGACCAGCTACGACGTCCCCGGCAAGGTCGAGGAGTCGCAGATGGCCAACGCCATGGTCCTGTCGTACGCGCAGGAGCTGGCCACCAAGCGGGAGGCCGACCCGCGGGATGACCTGGTCACCAAGCTGATCCAGGCCGATCTCGACGGCGAGAAGCTCACCTCGGATGAGTTCGGCTGGTTCGTGGTGCTTCTGGCCGTGGCCGGCAACGAGACCACCCGCAACGCCACCACCCACGGCATGATCGCGTTCCTGGACAATCCCGAGCAGTGGGAGCTGTTCAAGGCCGAGCGTCCCGAGACGACCTACGACGAGATCCTGCGGTGGGCCTCGCCGATCAGCTCCTTCCAGCGCACCGCGACCGAGGACGTCGAGATCGGCGGCGTCACCATGAAGAAGGGGGACCGCGCCGCCATCATGTACGGCTCGGCGAACTTCGACGAGGACGTCTTCGAGGACCCGTTCACCTTCAACATCAAGCGGGACCCCAACCCGCACCTGACGTTCGGTGGCAACGGCCCGCACTACTGCATCGGCGCGAATCTCGCGAAGCTGCAGATCGAGCTGATCTTCAACGCGATCGCCGACCACATGCCGGACATCACTTCGATGGGTGACTCGACCCGGTTGCGCTCCGGCTGGCTCAACGCCATCCAGGACTGGAAGGTCGACTTCAAGTGCCCGGTCATGCACTGA
- a CDS encoding alpha/beta fold hydrolase, with the protein MLDHRHLDHDGVRLHYVVAEPAPAPAPAPADADAPAGDGPGTVVLLHGFPHFWFTWHRLIPVLAAAGWRVIAPDLRGMGGSDAPADVEAYAPREVVDDVVAVCDAESADRVVLVGFDFGAGVAYDTCYLEPGRVRAVIGMENPFMSTAGSIPPLEGSAMIATKHFLHLHYFAQPGVAEADLAGHEREFLTRVFWALSADYHYLDVWQHPPGSTYLEALPEAPPLPWPWLSVEEMDTYEAEYTRTGFAGPLQWYRAMDVSWRARKEFERQTNPVPYYFLYSEHDPDLEGFHGRDPLSKLGRYHDDVRMVRAISSPAGHLMHLEATEDTHRELLASLEDIAAHVPG; encoded by the coding sequence ATGCTCGACCACCGCCACCTCGACCACGACGGCGTCCGACTGCACTATGTCGTCGCCGAACCCGCCCCCGCCCCCGCGCCCGCGCCGGCGGACGCGGACGCGCCCGCCGGCGACGGGCCCGGGACCGTGGTGCTGCTGCACGGGTTCCCGCACTTCTGGTTCACCTGGCACCGGCTTATCCCCGTCCTGGCCGCCGCGGGATGGCGCGTGATCGCCCCCGACCTGCGGGGGATGGGCGGGTCCGACGCTCCCGCGGACGTGGAGGCGTACGCGCCGAGGGAGGTCGTCGACGACGTCGTGGCCGTCTGCGACGCCGAGAGCGCCGACCGGGTGGTGCTGGTCGGCTTCGACTTCGGCGCGGGCGTCGCCTACGACACCTGCTACCTCGAGCCCGGCCGGGTCCGCGCGGTGATCGGCATGGAGAACCCGTTCATGAGCACCGCCGGATCGATCCCGCCCCTGGAGGGCTCGGCGATGATCGCCACGAAGCACTTCCTGCACCTGCACTACTTCGCCCAGCCCGGCGTCGCCGAGGCCGATCTCGCGGGCCACGAGCGGGAGTTCCTCACGCGGGTCTTCTGGGCCCTGTCCGCCGACTACCACTACCTCGACGTGTGGCAGCACCCGCCGGGGTCGACGTACCTCGAGGCGCTGCCCGAGGCGCCGCCGCTGCCGTGGCCGTGGCTGTCGGTCGAGGAGATGGACACCTACGAGGCCGAGTACACGCGCACCGGATTCGCCGGACCGCTGCAGTGGTACCGCGCGATGGACGTGAGCTGGCGCGCGCGCAAGGAGTTCGAGCGGCAGACCAATCCCGTGCCGTACTACTTCCTCTACTCCGAGCACGACCCCGACCTCGAGGGCTTCCACGGGCGGGACCCGCTGTCCAAGCTCGGGCGGTACCACGACGACGTGCGCATGGTGCGCGCGATCTCCTCGCCCGCGGGACACCTCATGCACCTTGAGGCGACCGAGGACACGCACCGCGAACTCCTGGCGAGCCTGGAGGACATCGCCGCGCACGTGCCCGGCTGA
- a CDS encoding TIGR03619 family F420-dependent LLM class oxidoreductase has protein sequence MSRVADVEFSVPVSFSPVDQYIDIARGAEAAGFDRIVLPDSLFHPRRQDEDYPYTPDGSRMWDENTEWVEPLIASAAMGGATSTIRFCPQVLKVGPRNPLLLTRQVASVALMTGNRLDLGVGIGWDPNEFEWCGAPFKGRGKRVDESLAIMREGLRGEWMEFHGNHFDFDELIFTPAPSEQVPFYVGGHTEIALKRAARVGQGWTSAMMKYDEIVATVTRLGELLEADGRSLADRGDGKPFAIQVVCLDRFGSKGFAELADAGVTDIIVLPWMIEGLGYDATAQQKIESLARFGEKYGLTG, from the coding sequence ATGAGCCGTGTAGCCGACGTGGAGTTCTCCGTTCCCGTCTCCTTCTCCCCCGTCGATCAGTACATCGACATCGCGCGCGGCGCCGAGGCGGCCGGTTTCGACCGGATCGTCCTGCCGGACTCGCTGTTCCATCCCCGCCGCCAGGACGAGGACTACCCGTACACGCCCGACGGCTCGCGCATGTGGGACGAGAACACCGAGTGGGTCGAACCGCTCATCGCCTCCGCCGCCATGGGCGGAGCCACCTCGACCATCCGGTTCTGCCCGCAGGTGCTCAAGGTCGGCCCGCGCAATCCGCTGCTGCTCACGCGGCAGGTGGCCTCCGTCGCGCTGATGACCGGGAACAGGCTGGACCTGGGCGTGGGCATCGGCTGGGACCCCAACGAGTTCGAGTGGTGCGGCGCGCCGTTCAAGGGCCGCGGCAAGCGTGTCGACGAGTCGCTGGCGATCATGCGCGAGGGCCTGCGCGGTGAGTGGATGGAGTTCCACGGGAACCACTTCGACTTCGACGAGCTGATCTTCACGCCGGCCCCGTCCGAGCAGGTGCCGTTCTACGTCGGCGGCCACACGGAGATCGCGCTCAAGCGGGCCGCGCGCGTGGGCCAGGGCTGGACCAGCGCCATGATGAAGTACGACGAGATCGTGGCCACGGTCACCCGGTTGGGCGAGCTCCTCGAGGCCGACGGGCGCTCGCTCGCCGACCGCGGCGACGGCAAGCCCTTCGCCATCCAGGTGGTCTGCCTGGACCGCTTCGGCTCGAAGGGCTTCGCGGAGCTGGCGGACGCGGGGGTCACCGACATCATCGTGCTGCCGTGGATGATCGAGGGCCTCGGCTACGACGCCACGGCCCAGCAGAAGATCGAGTCCCTCGCCCGCTTCGGCGAGAAGTATGGCCTCACCGGCTGA
- a CDS encoding nuclear transport factor 2 family protein, with the protein MSNPYLDETGQYRPLEMSDAALASPAYAAARRSWAATNAGDRDAWIAGWSPEGTIEDPVGPSMFDAEGIGHTGTERLLEFWEKAVATPDHIEFRFDRGIAVGDELLCIGTMRTHMGDTIMEIDIAVDYRVDADGRLISLRAFWEQDVAMASGLRPLTDADRAAIAGAAKKGE; encoded by the coding sequence GTGAGCAACCCCTATCTGGATGAGACGGGCCAGTACCGGCCCCTGGAGATGAGTGATGCCGCGCTGGCGAGTCCCGCCTACGCCGCCGCCCGCCGCTCATGGGCCGCGACCAACGCCGGCGACCGCGACGCCTGGATCGCCGGGTGGTCCCCCGAGGGCACCATCGAGGATCCCGTGGGTCCCTCGATGTTCGACGCCGAGGGCATCGGTCACACCGGCACCGAGCGGCTCCTGGAGTTCTGGGAGAAGGCCGTGGCCACCCCGGACCACATCGAGTTCCGCTTCGACCGCGGGATCGCCGTCGGAGACGAGCTGCTCTGCATCGGTACGATGCGCACCCATATGGGGGACACCATCATGGAGATCGATATCGCCGTGGACTACCGCGTCGACGCCGACGGTCGCCTGATCTCCCTCCGCGCGTTCTGGGAACAGGATGTCGCCATGGCCTCTGGACTGCGGCCACTCACTGATGCCGACAGAGCGGCCATCGCCGGTGCCGCCAAGAAGGGCGAATGA
- a CDS encoding thiolase domain-containing protein, with protein sequence MSAPASGTHGSGTHGSGLPAAVLGTGQTHHVARRTDVSMAGLCREAIDAAMADAGVGWDDIDAVIVGKAPDLFEGVMMPELMMADSLGAVGKPLLRVHTAGSVGGSTAVVAASHVQSGRYRRVLAVAWEKQSESNAMWALSLPVPFTAPVGAGAGGYFAPHVRSYIRTTGAPEHVGAMVAVKDRLNGSVNPHAHLKQPDITVDKVLAGQMLWDPIRYDETCPSSDGACAIVIGDAEAAEAVEASGRQVAWVHATALRTEPGTFSGRNYKNPQAGRDAAAALWAEAGITDPAEEIDAAEIYVPFSWFEPMWLENLGFCAEGEGWKMTESGATARDGSLPVNPSGGVLCSNPIGASGMLRFAEAARQVMNRADDHQIPGARKALGHAYGGGSQYFSMWVVGTERKA encoded by the coding sequence ATGAGCGCCCCCGCCTCCGGAACCCACGGCTCTGGAACCCACGGCTCCGGTCTGCCCGCCGCCGTCCTCGGCACCGGCCAGACGCACCACGTCGCCCGCCGCACCGACGTCTCCATGGCCGGCCTGTGCCGCGAGGCCATCGACGCCGCCATGGCCGACGCCGGGGTCGGCTGGGACGACATCGACGCGGTGATCGTCGGCAAGGCCCCCGACCTCTTCGAGGGCGTCATGATGCCCGAGCTCATGATGGCCGACTCCCTCGGCGCGGTCGGCAAGCCGCTCCTGCGCGTGCACACCGCCGGCTCCGTCGGCGGCTCCACGGCCGTCGTGGCCGCCTCCCACGTCCAGTCCGGCCGCTACCGCCGGGTCCTGGCCGTGGCGTGGGAGAAGCAGTCCGAGTCCAACGCCATGTGGGCGCTGAGCCTGCCCGTGCCGTTCACCGCGCCCGTCGGCGCCGGTGCCGGCGGCTACTTCGCCCCGCACGTGCGCTCCTACATCCGCACCACCGGCGCCCCCGAGCACGTCGGCGCGATGGTCGCGGTCAAGGACCGGCTCAACGGCTCGGTCAACCCGCACGCGCACCTCAAGCAGCCCGACATCACGGTCGACAAGGTGCTCGCCGGGCAGATGCTGTGGGACCCGATCCGCTACGACGAGACCTGCCCGTCCTCCGACGGCGCGTGCGCGATCGTGATCGGCGACGCCGAGGCCGCCGAGGCCGTGGAGGCCTCCGGCCGGCAGGTCGCCTGGGTCCACGCCACCGCCCTGCGCACCGAGCCGGGCACCTTCTCCGGCCGCAACTACAAGAACCCGCAGGCCGGCCGCGACGCCGCCGCCGCGCTGTGGGCCGAGGCCGGGATCACCGACCCCGCCGAGGAGATCGACGCCGCCGAGATCTACGTGCCGTTCTCGTGGTTCGAGCCCATGTGGCTGGAGAACCTGGGCTTCTGCGCCGAGGGCGAGGGCTGGAAGATGACCGAGTCCGGGGCCACCGCCCGCGACGGCTCGCTGCCCGTCAACCCGTCCGGCGGCGTGCTGTGCTCCAACCCCATCGGCGCCTCCGGCATGCTGCGCTTCGCCGAGGCCGCCCGCCAGGTGATGAACCGCGCCGACGACCACCAGATCCCCGGCGCCCGCAAGGCCCTCGGCCACGCGTACGGCGGCGGATCGCAGTACTTCTCCATGTGGGTCGTGGGAACGGAGCGCAAGGCGTGA
- a CDS encoding thiolase domain-containing protein — protein sequence MTPNAPRDVAVVGFAHARHTESTFGTTNGVEMLAPVFAECYQQTGLDRTDIDFWCSGSSDYLAGRAFSFISAVDSIGAVPPIAESHVEMDAAWAFFEAYLKIATGQADTALVYGFGKASASADLDTALALQLDPYTVAPLWPGRHHIAGLQARAGIDAGCWSESDMAAVAARATGREVSDLLGEPYVADPLRRHDCPPVTDGAGAIILASGGRARELVDTPAYVAGIEHIADSAEFGARDLTDSPSARAAAVRATGASGDRPDLGGVTVAELHTQYTHQELLLRAALGISDDVAVTPSGGSLVADPLFSAGLERIGYAAHSIWEGRSERALAHATSGHLLQQNLVCLLEGRPA from the coding sequence GTGACCCCCAACGCACCCCGGGACGTGGCCGTCGTCGGTTTCGCCCACGCCCGCCACACCGAGTCCACCTTCGGCACCACCAACGGCGTCGAGATGCTCGCGCCGGTCTTCGCCGAGTGCTACCAGCAGACCGGCCTCGACCGCACCGACATCGACTTCTGGTGCTCCGGCTCGTCGGACTACCTGGCCGGCCGCGCCTTCTCCTTCATCTCCGCGGTCGACTCGATCGGCGCGGTCCCGCCGATCGCCGAGTCGCACGTCGAGATGGACGCCGCCTGGGCGTTCTTCGAGGCCTACCTCAAGATCGCCACCGGCCAGGCCGACACGGCCCTGGTCTACGGCTTCGGCAAGGCCTCGGCCAGCGCCGACCTCGACACCGCGCTGGCGCTGCAGCTCGACCCGTACACGGTCGCCCCGCTGTGGCCGGGCCGCCACCACATCGCGGGTCTGCAGGCCCGCGCCGGCATCGACGCCGGCTGCTGGTCGGAGTCCGACATGGCCGCCGTCGCCGCCCGCGCGACCGGCCGCGAGGTCTCCGACCTGCTCGGCGAGCCGTACGTCGCCGACCCGCTGCGCCGCCACGACTGCCCGCCGGTGACCGACGGCGCCGGCGCGATCATCCTCGCCTCCGGCGGCCGGGCCCGCGAGCTGGTCGACACCCCGGCCTACGTCGCCGGCATCGAGCACATCGCCGACTCCGCCGAATTCGGCGCCCGCGACCTCACGGACTCCCCGTCCGCGCGGGCCGCCGCCGTGCGCGCGACCGGCGCGTCCGGCGACCGCCCCGACCTCGGCGGCGTCACGGTCGCCGAGCTGCACACCCAGTACACGCACCAGGAGCTGCTCCTGCGCGCGGCGCTGGGCATCTCCGACGACGTGGCCGTCACCCCGTCCGGTGGCTCGCTCGTCGCCGACCCGCTGTTCTCCGCCGGTCTCGAGCGCATCGGCTACGCCGCCCACAGCATCTGGGAGGGCCGCTCCGAGCGCGCCCTCGCCCACGCCACCAGTGGTCACCTGCTGCAGCAGAACCTCGTCTGCCTCCTGGAAGGACGCCCCGCATGA
- a CDS encoding Zn-ribbon domain-containing OB-fold protein, giving the protein MTSREIVVDITPPSEPVLSAGLAPSFDYTRSTGPVLGAFFTGLRERRLVGNRDSRGTVHLPPVEYDPHTREALTETVEVGSGDGIEGLVVAWSWVPSPTDVNPLDSPFAWVLVRFDGADTAMLLPLAADGPDAVSTGMRVHLRWSAERTGTVHDIACVVPADAAGDAAGNGDDDEAPRSHDEPVTGVVTPIGLSVTHTAGPAESEFLRAIVQGRMLGRRRSNGPEVYVPPRDYCPSDGVAMGEYVEVSDVGTVTTFGIVNVPFAGQQITPPYVTAYILLDGSDVPIQHLVLGCEASEVRMGMRVRAVWNPEEERPASMKAIAHFEPTGDPDADPATYSKHL; this is encoded by the coding sequence GTGACATCCAGAGAGATCGTTGTCGATATCACCCCGCCCTCGGAGCCCGTGCTCTCGGCCGGCCTCGCCCCGTCGTTCGACTACACCCGGTCCACCGGGCCGGTGCTGGGAGCGTTCTTCACGGGCCTACGCGAGCGACGCCTGGTCGGTAACCGCGATTCGCGCGGGACCGTGCACCTGCCGCCGGTCGAGTACGACCCCCACACGCGGGAGGCCCTCACGGAGACGGTCGAGGTCGGCTCGGGTGACGGGATCGAAGGCCTCGTCGTCGCATGGTCCTGGGTCCCGTCCCCCACCGACGTCAACCCGCTCGACTCCCCGTTCGCCTGGGTACTCGTGCGGTTCGACGGCGCGGACACCGCCATGCTCCTCCCGCTGGCCGCCGACGGCCCCGACGCGGTGAGCACCGGGATGCGCGTGCACCTGCGGTGGTCCGCCGAGCGGACCGGGACCGTCCACGACATCGCGTGCGTGGTCCCGGCCGACGCCGCGGGTGACGCGGCCGGGAACGGCGACGACGACGAGGCCCCGCGGTCGCACGACGAGCCGGTCACCGGCGTGGTGACGCCGATCGGCCTGTCGGTCACCCACACGGCCGGACCCGCGGAGAGCGAGTTCCTCCGCGCGATCGTGCAGGGCCGGATGCTCGGGCGGCGCCGCTCCAACGGTCCCGAGGTCTACGTCCCGCCCCGCGACTACTGCCCGTCGGACGGCGTGGCGATGGGCGAGTACGTCGAGGTCTCCGACGTCGGCACGGTCACCACCTTCGGCATCGTCAACGTGCCGTTCGCGGGGCAGCAGATCACGCCCCCGTACGTCACCGCGTACATCCTCCTCGACGGCTCGGACGTGCCCATCCAGCACCTCGTGCTGGGCTGCGAGGCGTCCGAGGTCCGGATGGGGATGCGCGTGCGCGCGGTCTGGAACCCGGAGGAGGAGCGGCCCGCCTCGATGAAGGCGATCGCCCACTTCGAGCCGACCGGCGATCCCGACGCCGATCCCGCCACGTACTCCAAGCACCTGTAG
- a CDS encoding LLM class F420-dependent oxidoreductase gives MKFALQLGYWGAQPPANHADLVVAADRAGFDTVFTAEAWGSDAFTPLAWYGSLTERIRLSTAVVQLSARTPTATAMSTMTLDHLSGGRFALGLGVSGPQVVEGWYGQPFAKPLARTREYVDIIRKVLAREAPVTSDGPAYALPYSGPDASGFGKPLKSIVHPLREDVPIWLGAEGPKNVALAAEIADGWLGFLASPRTASEFNSWLDEGFARPGARRTREDFEVAFLCQLHITDDRRGVLDAYKPTTALYAGGMGAEDKNFHAEALRRMGFDAEVDRITELFRSGRKGEAAAAVPDEMIEATAIIGDLASVRSQVAEWEAAGITMLVVTARTVEQVEQIAQLID, from the coding sequence ATGAAATTCGCCTTGCAGCTCGGATACTGGGGCGCGCAGCCGCCCGCCAACCACGCCGACCTCGTGGTGGCCGCGGACAGGGCCGGCTTCGACACCGTCTTCACCGCGGAGGCCTGGGGATCGGACGCGTTCACCCCGCTGGCCTGGTACGGGTCGCTCACCGAGCGCATCCGCCTCTCCACCGCCGTGGTGCAGCTGTCCGCCCGCACGCCCACGGCCACCGCCATGAGCACCATGACCCTCGACCACCTCTCCGGCGGACGCTTCGCGCTCGGCCTGGGAGTCTCCGGACCGCAGGTCGTCGAGGGCTGGTACGGGCAGCCGTTCGCCAAGCCGCTCGCCCGGACCCGCGAGTACGTCGACATCATCCGCAAGGTCCTGGCCCGCGAGGCGCCCGTGACCTCCGACGGCCCCGCGTACGCGCTGCCCTACTCCGGGCCCGACGCGTCCGGGTTCGGCAAGCCGCTCAAGTCCATCGTCCACCCGCTGCGCGAGGACGTGCCCATCTGGCTGGGCGCCGAGGGCCCGAAGAACGTCGCGCTGGCCGCCGAGATCGCCGACGGGTGGCTGGGCTTCCTCGCCTCCCCGCGGACGGCGTCCGAGTTCAACTCCTGGCTCGACGAGGGCTTCGCCCGGCCCGGCGCCCGCCGCACCCGCGAGGACTTCGAGGTGGCCTTCCTCTGCCAGCTGCACATCACCGACGACCGGCGCGGCGTCCTCGACGCGTACAAGCCGACCACCGCGCTGTACGCCGGCGGGATGGGCGCCGAGGACAAGAACTTCCACGCCGAGGCCCTGCGGCGCATGGGCTTCGACGCCGAGGTGGACCGCATCACCGAGCTGTTCCGCTCCGGGCGTAAGGGCGAGGCCGCCGCCGCGGTGCCCGACGAGATGATCGAGGCCACCGCGATCATCGGCGACCTCGCCTCCGTGCGGTCGCAGGTCGCCGAGTGGGAGGCCGCCGGCATCACGATGCTCGTCGTCACCGCGCGCACGGTCGAGCAGGTCGAGCAGATCGCGCAGCTCATCGACTAG